Proteins found in one Pirellulales bacterium genomic segment:
- the modC gene encoding molybdenum ABC transporter ATP-binding protein: MSAVRFACQHRYRSGFELDLAFETGEGITALFGPSGSGKTTVLEMIAGFRAADRATIHVAGDVLVDTARGVNLRPEQRQVAIVAQDQLLFPHLSVKDNLRFGTRRRGAVGNGDSNGVDAERVISVLELADLLERKPAQLSGGQRQRVALGRAVLSSPRLLLLDEALAALDVSLKDRILRYLERVLCEWKLSTLFVTHSQEDVRRLASEVVVIDAGRVVAQGSVETALAQPTPLSWSDATGPMNLLRVDDWRQVDGRPMASIGEQQLQLPAAPEQAGETLVAFSPRDVILARSDLAGMSVRNHLRGRVTQLIELAQGVFVEVDVGQRVWAEITLDAMRELGLERGASVVCLVKTHSLRIVR, translated from the coding sequence ATGAGCGCCGTGCGGTTCGCTTGCCAGCACCGTTATCGTTCGGGCTTTGAGTTGGACCTGGCATTTGAGACCGGCGAAGGGATCACCGCGCTGTTTGGCCCGTCGGGGAGCGGCAAGACGACGGTCTTGGAGATGATCGCCGGATTTCGCGCGGCCGATCGGGCAACGATCCATGTGGCGGGCGACGTATTGGTCGACACGGCGCGGGGAGTGAATCTGCGTCCTGAGCAGCGACAAGTAGCGATTGTGGCGCAGGATCAATTGCTGTTCCCGCATTTGAGCGTGAAAGACAACTTGCGCTTTGGAACGCGGCGGCGCGGCGCTGTTGGTAATGGAGATAGTAATGGCGTCGACGCGGAGCGCGTGATTAGCGTGCTGGAACTCGCAGATCTGCTGGAGCGCAAACCGGCGCAGCTATCTGGCGGACAGCGACAGCGGGTGGCGCTGGGTCGGGCCGTGCTGTCGTCGCCGCGTTTGCTGTTGCTTGACGAAGCATTGGCCGCGCTCGACGTGTCGCTGAAGGATCGCATCTTGCGTTACTTGGAACGCGTGCTCTGCGAATGGAAGTTGTCGACGCTGTTTGTCACGCATTCTCAAGAGGATGTGCGGCGATTGGCCAGCGAGGTGGTGGTGATCGATGCCGGGAGAGTGGTGGCTCAAGGCAGCGTGGAAACCGCGCTTGCGCAGCCGACGCCGCTCTCGTGGAGCGACGCGACGGGGCCGATGAACTTGCTGCGCGTGGACGATTGGCGGCAAGTCGACGGCCGGCCCATGGCCAGCATTGGCGAGCAGCAATTGCAGTTGCCAGCGGCGCCGGAACAGGCGGGTGAGACGCTGGTCGCGTTCTCTCCCCGGGACGTGATTTTGGCGCGCAGCGACCTGGCGGGCATGAGCGTACGCAATCATCTGCGCGGGCGCGTGACGCAGTTGATCGAACTAGCGCAAGGGGTGTTTGTCGAGGTCGATGTGGGACAGCGCGTGTGGGCGGAAATCACCCTCGACGCGATGCGCGAGCTGGGGCTGGAGCGTGGCGCCAGCGTGGTTTGTCTGGTGAAGACCCACAGCCTGCGGATTGTCCGCTAG
- the modB gene encoding molybdate ABC transporter permease subunit, protein MNAADWMAVWLSLQVATCAVLGMLPLAVGLGYVLARWPYRGRWILETVVNLPLVLPPVVTGWLLLVLLSPRGGVGEWLDAIGVRVVFTWQAAALAAGVVSLPLMTRAARLGFESIDPRLEQAARGLGAGRWRTFFAISLPLARGGVVAGAALGFARALGEFGATIMLAGDIPGETRTLPLAIFSRANQPGGLETSWPLVLVSIALAFGALATSEWLQRRGGIS, encoded by the coding sequence ATGAACGCGGCGGACTGGATGGCCGTGTGGTTAAGCCTGCAAGTGGCCACCTGCGCGGTATTGGGTATGCTGCCGCTCGCCGTTGGACTCGGCTACGTGCTTGCCCGCTGGCCCTATCGGGGGCGTTGGATTTTGGAGACAGTGGTCAACCTGCCGCTGGTGCTGCCGCCAGTGGTAACCGGTTGGCTCTTGCTGGTATTGCTTTCGCCGCGCGGCGGCGTTGGCGAGTGGCTCGACGCGATCGGGGTGCGCGTGGTGTTCACTTGGCAAGCCGCGGCGCTGGCTGCCGGCGTGGTGAGCCTGCCGCTTATGACCCGCGCGGCCCGCTTGGGATTTGAATCTATCGATCCGCGATTGGAACAGGCTGCCCGCGGACTGGGCGCCGGCCGCTGGCGAACATTTTTCGCGATCTCGCTGCCGCTGGCGCGGGGGGGAGTGGTGGCGGGCGCGGCGCTAGGGTTTGCTCGCGCGCTGGGCGAGTTTGGCGCCACGATCATGCTGGCGGGCGACATACCGGGCGAGACGCGCACGTTGCCGCTGGCGATCTTTAGCCGCGCCAACCAGCCTGGAGGATTAGAGACAAGTTGGCCCTTGGTGCTGGTCTCGATCGCGCTGGCGTTTGGGGCGTTGGCGACGAGCGAATGGCTACAGCGGCGAGGGGGCATCTCATGA
- the modA gene encoding molybdate ABC transporter substrate-binding protein, producing MAGRQVDSPLRRTAWPYCVCFLGIALLCGCSGSAASGRADNDAARVTIFAAASTTEALSAAIDEYRARHPNQRIVASFGASSILAQQIAAGAAADLFLSADEDWARYLAERKLVARSQILLSNSLVVVVPQDSKVELSSLGVLAKPQVGRVAVADPEHVPAGKYARQALETLKIWEAVRGKMVSGNDVRFALAYVEEGAADAGIVYATDARASKKVRVALAIDPALAGQVRYPIALLKTQGAASDEARAFYDWLCTAEAASIFRGYGFAAGEVLNVAKAELSP from the coding sequence ATGGCCGGCAGGCAAGTAGACTCGCCTTTGCGCCGCACGGCGTGGCCGTATTGCGTTTGTTTTCTCGGCATCGCGCTATTATGCGGTTGTAGTGGATCAGCAGCCAGCGGTCGCGCTGACAATGACGCCGCGCGAGTCACGATCTTCGCGGCAGCCAGCACGACCGAGGCGCTGAGCGCCGCGATCGACGAGTATCGCGCCCGGCATCCAAACCAGAGGATCGTCGCGTCGTTCGGCGCGTCGTCGATACTCGCGCAGCAGATCGCCGCTGGCGCCGCGGCCGATCTATTCTTGTCGGCTGATGAAGACTGGGCGCGATATTTGGCGGAACGGAAGTTGGTCGCTCGCTCGCAGATACTGCTTTCCAACTCGCTGGTCGTGGTGGTCCCCCAAGACAGCAAGGTTGAACTATCGTCGCTCGGCGTTCTGGCGAAGCCGCAGGTGGGGCGCGTGGCGGTGGCCGACCCAGAGCATGTGCCCGCCGGTAAGTACGCTCGCCAGGCATTGGAAACGTTGAAGATCTGGGAGGCGGTTCGCGGCAAGATGGTGAGCGGCAACGATGTGCGTTTCGCGCTGGCCTATGTGGAAGAGGGCGCGGCCGACGCCGGCATTGTGTACGCGACCGACGCGCGGGCGTCGAAGAAGGTGCGCGTCGCACTGGCGATTGACCCGGCGCTGGCGGGCCAGGTGCGCTACCCGATCGCGCTGCTCAAAACACAGGGCGCAGCGAGCGACGAGGCGCGGGCGTTCTATGATTGGCTTTGTACTGCCGAGGCCGCGTCGATCTTCCGCGGCTATGGATTTGCGGCTGGAGAAGTCTTGAATGTCGCCAAGGCGGAATTGTCTCCATGA